Below is a genomic region from Govania unica.
AATCTTTCCAATATGAAGATCATGGCGACGTTTGATATGGATGATCTTCTGTATCATGAGGGCGTGCCGGGCCATCACATGCAGATTTCCACGATCATGGTGGATAAATCGATTCCGCAACTGCGCAAGGTTGATCAGTGGTGGCAGAACAGTGCCTTTGTCGAAGGCTGGGGGCTTTATGCCGAAGGTCTCGCCAAGGACATGGGCTTCTATAAGGATCCCTATGCTGACTTCGGCCGGCTGTCCGGTGAGTTATGGCGGGCCACGCGTCTCGTGGTCGATAGCGGCCTTCATTATAAGCGCTGGTCGGCCGAACAGGCGATCAAATATCTGAACGAGAATACGCCAAGTTCCGAAGCGGCCAACCGGCTCGCGGTGGAACGCTATCTGGCGGTGCCTGGTCAGGCCACGTCCTTCATGGTCGGCATGAAGAAATTTAAGGATGAGCGGGAACGCGCCCGCGTCGCGCTCGGTCCGGATTTCGATATTCGCGAATATCACAATGTGGTGCTGCGGAACGGGTATATCCCGCTATGGGCCGTTGAACAGGCCGTTGATAGCTGGATCGCCCAAAAGAAAATCGCCCATACCAACTGATCCCCGTAAATCCTGATCAGCGAACAAGATCGCTGATCAGGACCGGTTTGACGGGCGGGCGCGGGGTGAAGCCGCCGACCTGGGCTTCACCAAGGTTATGGACTTTGGCCAGTCGACGCGTGACGGCATGTCCGCAATAACGGCCCTGGCACAGTCCCATACCTGTCCGGCAGGCGAGCTTGACGGCGTCGGCTGTCTGAAGATGCGGGGCGGCCGCAAGTGCTGCGTCGAACTGTTTCACGGTGATGGTTTCGCAACGGCACAAAATGGTGTCATCGGTTGTCAGGCTATCCAGCAGGTCAACCGGCGGGCGGCCAAGCGCCGTGAGCAAGCGAGCAAATTCATCAAGACGCTGAAGCTCTGATTTCACACGCGCGATCGGCTCGGCGATTTCAGTTGCGCGCACGCGCCCGAGATCCAGCAGAATGGCATGAGCGGCGAGATGGCCTTCAGCGGCGGCAACCTCCGCCCCTGCGACGCCGGTGATTTCACCGGCAACGTAAATGCCCTGTTTTGCCGTCCGCATAAAGTCATCATGGGGAATGATCCATCCGCCGCCTGAGGCGCTATCCCATTCGGCCTCGATCCCGGCCTGCCGGGCCAGTTCGGCGGAGGGCAGAAAGCCGTGGCAACTTCCAACCCGGTCGCAGGCGATCACATGTTCCGTTCCGGCAATGGCCCGGCCCCGGCGGTCAATTTTGCCGATGGTGGCGGAGCTGACGGCACCCTGGCCCTCTGCTCGCCGGATTGCCTGACCAAAGAGCACAGGCACGCCCGCCCGCTGCAGCCGTACCAATATCCGGGCGATTTCAAGGAACTTACGCGCATGTTGCGCGATGACTTTCAGATTTGCTGCGGCCTTCAGAAAGGTCATGCGGCTTTGCGCGAAGACCACCGCCGCGACCTCGCCACCGCCCTTTAGAATTTGATCGGCGACGATCAGTTGCAAGGGATGGCTGCCGACAAACAGGAACCGTTCGCCCGGCACAATCTGCTGGCTTTTGACAAAGGCCTGAATGCCGCCCGTTGCCATGACGCCAGGCAGGGTCCAGCCGGGAAAAGGCACCGGCAGATCATAACAGCCCGGCGCGATCAGGACGGCTTTGGCCTTGAGCCGGACCAGACCCGCAGGCGAGGACAGCCACAGGAGATATTTTTCAGATGTGTCGCCGGACCGGAAGATGCCGAGCACCGTGGTGCTGAAGTGCCAGTTGATCCCGGGGGCGGCCTGCGCCTTGGCCAGCAGCTGCTTTCCGGCGTCGTAAAGTTTTCCGTCCAGCCAGTGGGGCACGCTGAAATTTCCGGGCGGCTGGCGGTAGATCTGGCCCCCGGCGGCGGGCTGTTCGTCAATCACATGAATCGTGAGGCCGGGCTGGCTTGCGAGCACCGTGAGCGCAGCCATGCCAGCAGGTCCGGCACCGATCACGGCGACATCGATTTCGGCGATGATGGGGCTCTGCTCACTCATGTTCGCCGTCTCGTTTCTCGGTGGTTCCCGTGTAAATTCGCATACCGTCGCTGACAGGCGTCATGCAGGCCCGGCGGCGGATCGGAAGGGGGGTATCTGCGATCTCGACCATGCATTCGAAACAGACGCCCATATTGCACACCGGGCCTCGTGGGTTCCCCGCCTGATCACGCCGGAACGCGAGCCGTCCGGTGGCGAGCAGCGCCGTTGCGATGGTTTCGCCAGCAAAACAGGAGATCACGTGGTCATCGATCTGAATGGAGATCGGCGTCCCTCTGTCGATCGTATTGTCGAGGCGTTTGCTCATCTGTTGCCCTGACCCATGAACATGTTGATATGGCGGAACCGGGCCGGGCTATAGGCGTCTATTTTGCACGACGTGCGGCCGCTCAGGATAAGTTCGCTCATCAGATACCCATAGGTCGGGCCGAGGGTGAAGCCGGAGCCTCCGGTGGCGACAAAAAATCCCGGAGCTTCGGGCACTTCGCCGAGAATGGGCAGTTGGTCGGTGGTGATGCCGACAATGCCGGTCCAGCTGCGCAGCAGATAGCGATTGCGGACCATGGGAATGATGTCGGCGGCAACCTTCAAATTCTCGATGATATTCTGTTCCACAAGCTCGGGGCGGCGCTCGGTGGTGATGACGCCGGCGTCATGCTGGAATTGGGATGGCCAGCCACCGCCGATCAGGATATTGCCGCCATGCACCTGTTTCATGGACAGCTTGCGTCCGGCATGCTGGATCAAATGGCCGATCACGGCGGGGCCGCTGTCGGTGATATTCATGGACAGCGGCACGGCGAAGACCGGCAGATGGATATCGACCATGCGTGCGATATTGCCAGCCCATGCTCCGGCCGCATTGACGACCGCGGACACTTCCAGGGTTTCAACGACGTCATTTGGGCCTTTGATATCAACCTGCCAACCCGCCCCGGCCCGCTTGATGGCCAATATTTTGCTTTCGGTGCGAATGTCGGCGCCGTGTCTTTGCGCCCCGCGTGCGAGGGCCAGAGTAACGAGGCGCGGGTTGCCATGGCCTTCCTGATCGCAATATCCGGCCGCTTGAATCGATTTCGACAGATAGGGGGCGATCACGCGCGCTTCGTCGCCCGTCAGCAACTGGGTCGGCAGTCCCCATTGCGCTTCAAGGGCGAATTTCTTTTTCAGTAACGCGACTTCGCTGTCGGTCTCGGCGACCATGAGGCCGCCCTTCATGACGATCTCGATATCCTCGCCAAGCTCCGCCTCAAGACCGGCCCAATGTTTCATCGCCAGCAGGTTGAGCGGAATGACCTGGGCGAATTGTTCGGTCTGCCGGTCGCCATGTTCGATCAGACGATGTTCAAGCTGAAAATGCAGCGAGCCGGCATTCTGGCCCGAGGCCTGGCGGTTGAGTTGACCCTGCTCGGCCAGAACAACCGAGGCTCCAGCCTTTGCAAGATAATAGGCGGTGGCACAGCCAACCAACCCGCCACCAATGATCAGAACGTTATGCTGCGTCATGAACTAAGGTTTTACCCAAAGCACGCAGGCTGTGGCAAATCACTTCTTGGTTTTCTGGCGTCAGTTCCAGCAATGGCTTGCGTGGATAGCCGCCGGAAACACCCTGCACATTCAGGGCTTCCTTGAAAATGGCGGCGGCTGAGCCGAATTTGGCGGTGTAATCGTGGTTGAACCATTCGGTCATGATGGCCCGATCCTTGGCCCCGTAGGCGAGCGCCTCATCAATGTTTCCGGCCCAGATGGAGTTGAAGAAATTGGGCTGATCGGACCCGAGAACGCCGCCTGCACCCATCAGGCCGTCGGCATTGTGATGCTGGACAAGACTCGCGCCCATCTCATTCATGGGAACGCCGAAAATACGGACTTTATCTTTCAGCGCGAAGAACGTGTCGAGGAAATGTCGGAAGTTGCCGGTCGAATTCTTGATGGCGACGACCTTGTCAAGATCGGCGAGCCGCGTCAGCAGGCCCAAAGACATATCGATGTTGGTTCCTGGCGGCCAGTTATAGACGCACATCGGCAGGCTGATGCGGTTGTTGATGTCTTCGTAAAAAGAAAAAAGCTCGGATTCATTCGGCGCAATATAGGGAGGCGGCGTGACAAGAATGCCGTCAAACTTTGCATCGGCGGCCATCTGAGCATTTTCAACCACGTCATCGGCGGAAAATCCTGTGCAACCGGCAATGATGGTCATTTTTCCCTTGAGGGTTTCGCCAGCCGCGCGATAGACAGCCAGACGCTCGCTGCGGTCGAGCGCAAACCATTCCCCCGTGGTGCCCGCAATAACGGTGCCGTGCATGCCTTGCGCATGCAGCCACTCCAACAACTGTCGGAATTTGGCATCGTTATAGGTGCCGTCACGCTCGAATGTCGTCGTTGTTGCCGGGATGTAACCCCGCCAATCGACGCTGGATCTATCCATTCTAATCACTTTCTTTCGCAAATCAGGGTCTGAAGAGAAAATTAGAAGGTTTTGATTTGCAAAGAAAATGAATATTTGTTGCGTATGGGGTAACGAAATTCAGATTGTGTTTTTGGCTGGCTGGTTTCGAAAGGCGGCGCGCAAATTGGTCTCGATGGTCTTGAGAAGATTGCTCGCCGGGATGGGCAACAATCGGCCAAGCCGGGTGACGATTTGAAACTTTGTCGTTTGCAGTTCAAGATGATCGAGCGGCACGGCGATTAACTCGCCCTTGGCCAGTTCATCGAACACGACGATCTCGCTCAGGATGGAAACGCCCTGACGATCTTTGACGAATTGTTTAAGCAGGGCCAGAGAATTGGTGGTCATGATTGGCGACAACCGCTCCCCCGCCTGCATTTCGAGGGGAGAAAGCATCTCGCGAATACGAAATGACTGGTCTGGAAGCGCCAGCCGGTACTCCGCGAGATCAGACAGTTTGATTGAGGCCCGCTGGGCCATCGGATCATCCGGATGGACGATGACCTTGAGCGGCTGCGGCACAGTAATGACGGTGCGGATCTTCGGGTCCGGCGGAGAATGAAAAACCATGCCGATATGCGCTTCGTCGTCGCGCACGAGCTGAAGAACCTTATTCGAGCTTTCAATATTGATCGACAGGCTGATGTTACTGTGAAGATCCGTGAACTGATGCAGGATGCGCGAGAACAGCGGGCTCACAAAGCCTTCGCCAATGGCCAGGATGATATGGCCGGATCGGTTGCCGCGCAGTTCCTGCAACTCGGAAATATAAACTTCGTCATGGGCCTGTTTTTCGCGGTAATAACGGATGAGAAGTTCGCCCGCCTCGGTGAGCTTGATGGATCGCCGCCCGCGCTCCAAAAGAGGGGTGCCAAGTTCAGCTTCAAGAAAGGCAATCTGCCGGCTGATGGAAGAGGTCGCAACGTTCAGGCGTTCGCTTGCGGCCCGCATAGTGCCGGTGCGGGCGGCTTCGAACAGATATTGAATGTGACGTTCATATTGCCCGAGGT
It encodes:
- a CDS encoding dihydrodipicolinate synthase family protein, giving the protein MDRSSVDWRGYIPATTTTFERDGTYNDAKFRQLLEWLHAQGMHGTVIAGTTGEWFALDRSERLAVYRAAGETLKGKMTIIAGCTGFSADDVVENAQMAADAKFDGILVTPPPYIAPNESELFSFYEDINNRISLPMCVYNWPPGTNIDMSLGLLTRLADLDKVVAIKNSTGNFRHFLDTFFALKDKVRIFGVPMNEMGASLVQHHNADGLMGAGGVLGSDQPNFFNSIWAGNIDEALAYGAKDRAIMTEWFNHDYTAKFGSAAAIFKEALNVQGVSGGYPRKPLLELTPENQEVICHSLRALGKTLVHDAA
- a CDS encoding NAD(P)/FAD-dependent oxidoreductase, with amino-acid sequence MSEQSPIIAEIDVAVIGAGPAGMAALTVLASQPGLTIHVIDEQPAAGGQIYRQPPGNFSVPHWLDGKLYDAGKQLLAKAQAAPGINWHFSTTVLGIFRSGDTSEKYLLWLSSPAGLVRLKAKAVLIAPGCYDLPVPFPGWTLPGVMATGGIQAFVKSQQIVPGERFLFVGSHPLQLIVADQILKGGGEVAAVVFAQSRMTFLKAAANLKVIAQHARKFLEIARILVRLQRAGVPVLFGQAIRRAEGQGAVSSATIGKIDRRGRAIAGTEHVIACDRVGSCHGFLPSAELARQAGIEAEWDSASGGGWIIPHDDFMRTAKQGIYVAGEITGVAGAEVAAAEGHLAAHAILLDLGRVRATEIAEPIARVKSELQRLDEFARLLTALGRPPVDLLDSLTTDDTILCRCETITVKQFDAALAAAPHLQTADAVKLACRTGMGLCQGRYCGHAVTRRLAKVHNLGEAQVGGFTPRPPVKPVLISDLVR
- a CDS encoding (2Fe-2S)-binding protein, whose protein sequence is MSKRLDNTIDRGTPISIQIDDHVISCFAGETIATALLATGRLAFRRDQAGNPRGPVCNMGVCFECMVEIADTPLPIRRRACMTPVSDGMRIYTGTTEKRDGEHE
- a CDS encoding LysR family transcriptional regulator, with translation MNLGQYERHIQYLFEAARTGTMRAASERLNVATSSISRQIAFLEAELGTPLLERGRRSIKLTEAGELLIRYYREKQAHDEVYISELQELRGNRSGHIILAIGEGFVSPLFSRILHQFTDLHSNISLSINIESSNKVLQLVRDDEAHIGMVFHSPPDPKIRTVITVPQPLKVIVHPDDPMAQRASIKLSDLAEYRLALPDQSFRIREMLSPLEMQAGERLSPIMTTNSLALLKQFVKDRQGVSILSEIVVFDELAKGELIAVPLDHLELQTTKFQIVTRLGRLLPIPASNLLKTIETNLRAAFRNQPAKNTI
- a CDS encoding NAD(P)/FAD-dependent oxidoreductase — translated: MTQHNVLIIGGGLVGCATAYYLAKAGASVVLAEQGQLNRQASGQNAGSLHFQLEHRLIEHGDRQTEQFAQVIPLNLLAMKHWAGLEAELGEDIEIVMKGGLMVAETDSEVALLKKKFALEAQWGLPTQLLTGDEARVIAPYLSKSIQAAGYCDQEGHGNPRLVTLALARGAQRHGADIRTESKILAIKRAGAGWQVDIKGPNDVVETLEVSAVVNAAGAWAGNIARMVDIHLPVFAVPLSMNITDSGPAVIGHLIQHAGRKLSMKQVHGGNILIGGGWPSQFQHDAGVITTERRPELVEQNIIENLKVAADIIPMVRNRYLLRSWTGIVGITTDQLPILGEVPEAPGFFVATGGSGFTLGPTYGYLMSELILSGRTSCKIDAYSPARFRHINMFMGQGNR